One Mycobacterium marseillense DNA window includes the following coding sequences:
- a CDS encoding translation initiation factor IF-2 N-terminal domain-containing protein: MRVHSLARTLGTTSKRVLDALSELDGRIRSAHSTVDRAEAVRVRDLLAAQPQEPPENAGDTAAEVVAAENAGEPESRLMLETRQCRRAPHYMPLFVAPQPLDSDDDSGNDDEGADSDDSDSDSDDDEDQADRSPNRRRRRGRRGRGRGRGEQGGPEGNDGDDDEAPGRGKKGAQSDSGDSDDADDEDSDDGDDPMAVTTVRPMAATAAAAGAGGANPDRATTTTRRHRPTIRRTRWCTSGRPVAARAAAQMTPPARTTRSKASTARRAWRPSGNGAGMAATPDAAARRC; encoded by the coding sequence TTGAGGGTCCATTCGCTGGCCCGAACGCTGGGAACCACCAGCAAGCGGGTGCTGGACGCGCTCAGCGAACTGGACGGGCGGATCCGCAGCGCACATTCCACCGTGGACCGCGCCGAGGCGGTGCGGGTGCGTGACCTGCTGGCCGCCCAACCCCAGGAACCCCCGGAAAATGCCGGCGATACGGCCGCCGAGGTCGTCGCCGCCGAAAACGCTGGCGAACCCGAATCCCGGCTGATGCTGGAAACCCGACAGTGCCGCCGAGCGCCGCATTACATGCCGCTCTTCGTCGCGCCCCAGCCGCTCGACAGCGACGACGACAGCGGCAACGACGACGAGGGCGCTGACTCCGACGATTCCGACAGCGACAGCGACGACGACGAGGACCAGGCCGATCGGTCGCCGAACCGGCGCCGCCGTCGCGGTCGTCGGGGCCGCGGCCGCGGGCGCGGCGAGCAGGGCGGACCAGAGGGCAACGACGGCGACGACGACGAGGCGCCGGGCCGGGGCAAGAAGGGCGCCCAGTCCGACTCCGGTGATTCCGATGACGCCGACGACGAGGACTCCGACGACGGCGACGACCCGATGGCGGTGACGACGGTTCGGCCGATGGCGGCAACCGCCGCCGCCGCAGGCGCCGGCGGCGCAAATCCGGATCGGGCGACGACAACGACGAGACGTCATCGCCCGACGATCCGCCGAACACGGTGGTGCACGAGCGGCCGCCCCGTAGCGGCAAGAGCGGCGGCGCAGATGACTCCGCCAGCTCGAACAACGAGATCAAAGGCATCAACGGCTCGACGCGCCTGGAGGCCAAGCGGCAACGGCGCCGGGATGGCCGCGACGCCGGACGCCGCCGCCCGCCGGTGCTGA
- a CDS encoding ribonuclease E/G, translating to MFAVHRIDEQLAKAMDRKVWLPSGGTLVIDRTEAMTVVDVNTGKFTGSGGNLEQTVTKNNLEAAEEIVRQLRLRDIGGIVVIDFIDMVLESNRDLVLRRLTEALARDRTRHQVSEVTSLGLVQLTRKRLGTGLVEAFSTSCPNCGGRGILHTDPVDSAPSNGRKSESGAAGPAQEEQGRGAGGGQGARPLARRAPDVQGDGGRFVDAGRIRRRRIRRGHRGRHRRVRPEEAGAREDVADTDQEDFDDTDEDADDDDSDDDSDDSDDDDSDDDDSDDDDSDDSDDDDDLDDEEDLGDDDEDLELDDDDLDTEDSDDSDDSDGGQGSAAAGQGASAPSRPRRRRAAGRPAGPPIHAD from the coding sequence GTGTTCGCCGTGCACCGGATCGACGAGCAGCTGGCCAAGGCGATGGACCGCAAGGTCTGGCTGCCCTCGGGCGGCACCCTGGTGATCGACCGGACCGAGGCGATGACCGTGGTCGACGTCAACACCGGCAAGTTCACCGGCTCCGGGGGCAACCTCGAGCAGACCGTCACCAAGAACAACCTCGAGGCGGCCGAGGAGATCGTGCGCCAACTGCGGCTGCGCGACATCGGCGGCATCGTCGTCATCGACTTCATCGACATGGTGCTGGAATCCAACCGCGATCTGGTGCTGCGCCGGCTCACCGAGGCGCTGGCCCGCGACCGCACCCGCCATCAGGTGTCGGAGGTGACGTCGCTCGGTTTGGTGCAGCTGACCCGCAAGCGGTTGGGCACCGGGCTGGTCGAGGCCTTCTCGACGTCGTGCCCGAACTGCGGAGGCCGCGGCATCTTGCACACCGACCCGGTGGATTCGGCCCCGTCGAACGGCCGCAAGTCCGAGTCCGGGGCCGCCGGGCCGGCGCAAGAAGAACAAGGCCGAGGAGCCGGCGGTGGCCAAGGTGCCCGCCCACTCGCCCGGCGAGCACCCGATGTTCAAGGCGATGGCGGCCGGTTCGTCGACGCAGGCCGCATCCGACGACGACGAATCCGACGAGGCCACCGAGGACGCCACCGACGAGTTCGACCGGAAGAAGCGGGCGCGCGAGAGGACGTCGCCGACACCGACCAAGAGGACTTCGACGACACCGACGAGGATGCGGACGACGACGACTCGGACGACGACTCGGACGACTCGGATGACGACGACTCGGACGACGACGACTCGGACGACGACGACTCGGACGACTCGGATGACGACGACGACCTCGATGACGAGGAAGACCTGGGTGACGACGACGAGGATCTCGAGCTAGACGACGACGACCTGGACACCGAGGACTCCGACGATTCGGACGACTCGGACGGCGGGCAGGGTTCGGCTGCCGCGGGCCAGGGCGCTTCGGCCCCGTCTCGCCCCCGGCGCCGACGTGCGGCGGGCAGGCCCGCCGGACCGCCGATCCACGCGGACTGA
- the rpmA gene encoding 50S ribosomal protein L27 produces the protein MAHKKGASSSRNGRDSAAQRLGVKRFGGQVVKAGEIIVRQRGTKFHPGVGVGRGGDDTLFAKEAGAVEFGIKRGRKTVNIVAAGQSTD, from the coding sequence ATGGCACACAAGAAGGGCGCTTCCAGCTCGCGCAACGGTCGCGATTCCGCCGCACAGCGGCTGGGTGTGAAGCGATTCGGCGGCCAGGTCGTCAAGGCCGGCGAGATCATCGTTCGCCAGCGCGGCACCAAGTTCCACCCGGGCGTCGGTGTCGGGCGCGGCGGCGACGACACGTTGTTCGCCAAGGAAGCCGGCGCCGTCGAATTCGGAATCAAGCGCGGCCGCAAGACCGTCAACATCGTCGCGGCCGGGCAAAGCACCGACTGA
- a CDS encoding GTPase, translated as MSTISAAKPKIADYPFTTLVPNLGVVSAGEHTFTVADVPGLIPGASQAAAWAWTSCGTSSDAPCWCMSSTAPPPSPAGTRSPISTHWRPSSPRIRPRCRGCHAG; from the coding sequence GTGTCCACCATCTCGGCGGCCAAACCCAAGATCGCCGACTACCCGTTCACCACGCTGGTGCCCAACCTCGGCGTGGTGTCGGCGGGCGAGCACACCTTCACCGTCGCCGACGTGCCCGGTCTGATCCCCGGCGCCTCGCAGGCCGCGGCCTGGGCCTGGACTTCCTGCGGCACATCGAGCGATGCGCCGTGCTGGTGCATGTCGTCGACTGCGCCACCGCCGAGCCCGGCCGGGACCCGATCTCCGATATCGACGCATTGGAGGCCGAGCTCGCCGCGTATACGCCCACGCTGCAGGGGATGCCACGCTGGGTGA
- the cgtA gene encoding Obg family GTPase CgtA has product MFLVSTVAREGLQALIFGLWKMIAEYKAAQPEIVPRRPVIRPVPIDDSGFRVEPDPEQPGAFVVSGARPERWVRQTNFDNDEAVGYLGDRLARLGLRRNCCGWVPARDAK; this is encoded by the coding sequence GTGTTCCTCGTGTCGACGGTCGCGCGTGAAGGTTTGCAGGCATTGATCTTTGGGCTGTGGAAGATGATCGCGGAATACAAGGCCGCCCAGCCGGAGATCGTGCCGCGCCGCCCGGTGATCCGGCCGGTCCCCATCGACGACAGCGGTTTTCGCGTTGAGCCGGACCCGGAGCAGCCGGGTGCCTTCGTGGTCAGCGGTGCGCGGCCCGAACGCTGGGTGCGCCAGACCAACTTCGACAACGACGAGGCGGTGGGGTATCTCGGCGACCGCCTGGCGCGCCTCGGGTTGAGGAGGAATTGCTGCGGCTGGGTGCCCGCCCGGGATGCGAAGTGA
- the proB gene encoding glutamate 5-kinase — MRSRDRPARRDPEARSLVVKVGTNALTTEAGVFDAGRLAGLADAIEARMKAGNVVIVSSGAIAAGIEPLGLSRRPRDLATKQAAASVGQVALVNSWSAAFGRYGRTVGQVLLSAHDISMRAQHTNAQRTLDRLRALHAVAIVNENDTVATNEIRFGDNDRLSALVAHLIGAEALVLLSDIDGLYNSDPRKTQGAQFIPEVSGSADLVDVIAGPGSDLGTGGMTSKMSSALLAADAGVPVLAAAADAATALTDASVGTVFAARPARMSARRFWVRYAAEAAGALTLDEGAVRAVVGQRRSLLPAGITAVSGRFFGGDVVELRGPDAAMVARGVVAYDVTELLTMMGRSTSELPGDLRRPAVHADDLVAV, encoded by the coding sequence GTGAGGAGTCGTGACCGCCCAGCGCGACGCGATCCGGAAGCGCGCAGCCTGGTGGTCAAGGTGGGCACCAACGCGTTGACCACCGAGGCCGGGGTGTTCGACGCCGGCCGGCTGGCCGGCCTCGCCGACGCGATCGAGGCGCGGATGAAGGCGGGCAACGTCGTCATCGTGTCCTCCGGTGCCATCGCCGCCGGCATCGAGCCGCTGGGATTGTCCCGTCGCCCCAGGGATTTGGCGACGAAGCAGGCCGCAGCCAGCGTCGGTCAGGTCGCACTGGTGAATTCCTGGAGCGCGGCGTTCGGCCGCTACGGCCGCACGGTCGGGCAGGTGCTGCTCAGCGCGCACGACATCTCGATGCGCGCCCAGCACACCAACGCTCAGCGCACGCTGGACCGACTGCGGGCACTGCATGCGGTGGCGATCGTCAACGAGAACGACACGGTGGCCACCAACGAGATCCGGTTCGGCGACAACGACCGGCTTTCGGCGCTGGTGGCGCACCTGATCGGCGCCGAGGCGCTGGTGTTGTTGTCCGACATCGACGGGCTGTACAACTCCGATCCGCGCAAAACCCAAGGCGCGCAGTTCATTCCGGAGGTATCGGGGTCGGCGGACCTGGTCGACGTGATCGCCGGGCCCGGCAGCGATCTGGGTACCGGCGGCATGACCTCGAAGATGTCGTCGGCGCTGCTGGCCGCCGACGCCGGCGTGCCGGTGCTGGCCGCGGCGGCCGACGCCGCGACCGCGCTCACCGACGCGTCGGTCGGCACGGTCTTCGCCGCGCGCCCGGCGCGGATGTCGGCGCGGCGGTTCTGGGTGCGATACGCCGCGGAGGCGGCCGGCGCGCTGACGCTCGATGAAGGGGCGGTGCGCGCCGTCGTCGGGCAGCGCCGCTCGCTGCTGCCCGCGGGGATCACCGCGGTATCCGGCCGGTTCTTCGGCGGCGACGTCGTCGAATTGCGGGGGCCGGACGCGGCGATGGTGGCCCGCGGCGTGGTCGCCTACGACGTGACCGAACTCCTCACCATGATGGGCCGCTCCACCAGCGAGCTGCCCGGCGACCTGCGCAGGCCCGCCGTGCACGCCGACGACCTGGTGGCGGTGTAA
- a CDS encoding cysteine hydrolase family protein produces the protein MSDTAVLVVDMMNTYQHPDAEDLIPNVEKIIEPLTDLVRRARASDKVDLIYVNDNYGDFTAEFSGIVRSALDGARPDLVKPIAPAERSRLMTKVRHSAFYSTALAYLLGRLDTKRLIITGQVTEQCILYTALDAYVRHFPVVIPTDAVAHIDPDLGAAACKMMEQNMSAELTTAADCLDPA, from the coding sequence ATGAGCGACACTGCGGTCCTGGTCGTCGACATGATGAATACCTATCAACATCCCGACGCTGAAGATCTAATACCCAATGTCGAGAAGATCATCGAGCCTTTGACCGATTTGGTCCGGCGGGCACGCGCATCCGACAAGGTCGACCTGATCTACGTCAACGACAACTACGGCGATTTCACCGCCGAGTTCTCCGGAATCGTCCGCTCGGCGCTCGACGGCGCGCGGCCCGATCTGGTGAAGCCGATCGCCCCCGCGGAACGCAGCCGGCTGATGACGAAGGTCCGCCACAGCGCCTTCTATTCCACGGCGCTGGCGTACCTGCTCGGCCGGCTGGACACCAAGCGGTTGATCATCACCGGGCAGGTCACCGAGCAGTGCATCCTCTACACCGCCCTGGACGCCTACGTGCGGCACTTCCCCGTCGTGATCCCCACCGATGCGGTCGCCCACATCGACCCCGACCTGGGCGCGGCGGCCTGCAAGATGATGGAGCAAAACATGTCCGCCGAGCTCACGACCGCGGCGGACTGCCTGGACCCGGCGTGA